The following coding sequences are from one Paenibacillus sp. FSL R5-0912 window:
- the queA gene encoding tRNA preQ1(34) S-adenosylmethionine ribosyltransferase-isomerase QueA produces MNVDNYDFNLPEELIAQTPLADRSSSRLLLVNKENGQLEHGHFTDILQQFRPGDTLVLNDTRVIPARLFGVKEDTGAKAEVLLLKNLGEDRWEALVKPGKKLKTGAVIIFSEELSAVIEDQADMGGRTLRFIYQGIFQEILDRLGSMPLPPYIKETLDDRERYQTVYARHEGSAAAPTAGLHFTQELLEQIAAAGVNIAYITLHVGLGTFRPMSVETVEEHVMHAEYYELSQETAEMLNSARARGGRIIAVGTTSCRTLETAGRQAAGGPLKASSGWTDIFIYPGYEFTVVNALITNFHLPKSTLVMLVSALAGREHILAAYEEAIKQQYRFFSFGDAMFIY; encoded by the coding sequence ATGAATGTAGATAATTATGATTTTAATTTGCCGGAGGAACTGATTGCCCAGACTCCGCTTGCTGACCGCAGCTCTTCCAGACTGCTGCTCGTAAACAAGGAGAATGGTCAACTGGAACACGGGCATTTCACAGATATACTGCAGCAATTCCGTCCGGGAGATACATTGGTGTTGAATGATACGAGAGTTATTCCGGCCAGACTGTTCGGTGTCAAGGAAGATACCGGGGCGAAGGCAGAGGTTCTGCTGCTGAAGAATCTCGGTGAAGACCGCTGGGAAGCGCTGGTTAAGCCCGGCAAAAAGCTGAAGACCGGAGCGGTGATTATCTTCAGCGAAGAGCTTAGCGCCGTAATAGAGGACCAAGCGGATATGGGCGGCCGGACGCTGCGCTTTATCTATCAGGGAATCTTCCAGGAAATACTGGACAGGCTCGGATCGATGCCGCTTCCTCCGTACATTAAGGAAACTCTGGATGACCGCGAACGTTATCAGACCGTCTACGCGCGGCACGAAGGGTCGGCGGCTGCGCCGACGGCGGGGCTGCACTTCACCCAAGAGCTGCTGGAGCAGATTGCAGCGGCCGGCGTGAATATCGCTTATATTACCCTGCATGTAGGTCTTGGCACATTCCGTCCGATGTCGGTAGAAACCGTGGAAGAACATGTGATGCATGCCGAATATTACGAATTATCCCAAGAGACGGCAGAGATGCTGAACTCCGCGAGAGCCAGAGGCGGAAGAATTATAGCTGTCGGCACAACCTCCTGCCGGACCCTTGAGACGGCCGGGAGACAAGCGGCGGGCGGACCGCTGAAGGCATCAAGCGGCTGGACGGATATTTTCATCTATCCCGGCTACGAATTCACTGTCGTCAATGCATTGATTACCAATTTCCATCTGCCAAAGTCAACTTTGGTCATGCTGGTGAGCGCTTTGGCCGGTCGGGAGCATATTCTCGCCGCCTACGAAGAAGCGATTAAGCAGCAGTACCGGTTCTTCAGCTTTGGCGATGCAATGTTCATTTATTAA